AAAATGAGTATATACATGGATGGTGGCAAGAGCCAACTAAGAGGTCAATAAGAAGATATAGATTAACAGACAAAGGATTTGAGCATTATAAAAAAATTAAATTAATGTATAAACCTATTTTTCAAGATTCTTTAACTATTATAAACAATACCTTAGAGGACATATATAAATAGATATTTAAATTTTATTAATATTCTCTTTATTAAAAGGATATTTTAAAGTGTTATAGAATGATACTAGCATATACTTATACATATATACTAAAACATGGAGGGATATATTATGAAAAGTTTATCTAAGAAAGGATTAGAAATAACACCTTCTGCAACCCTAGAAATAACAGCAAAAGCAAAGGAGATGAAGAAACAAGGTATAGATGTAATAGGATTTGGTGCGGGTGAACCGGATTTTAATACTCCTATTAATATACAACAAAAAGCAATAAAAGCTATTAATGATGGTAATACAAGATACACATCGGCTTCAGGTATTATAGAGTTAAAAAAAGCTATATGCGAGAAGTTTAAAAGTGATAATAATCTTGTATACAATGAGAACAATATAATTGTATCTAACGGAGCAAAACATTCATTATATAATGCATTAAACGCTATCTTAAATCCTGGAGATGAAGTTATAATTCCAGTACCATACTGGGTTAGCTATCCAGAATTAGTAAAAATCGCAGACGGAACTCCAGTACTTGTTGAAACAAAAGAGGAAAATGATTTCAAATATACAATAGAAGATTTAGAAAAATCATATAATAAAAATACCAAAGCTATTATACTAAATAGTCCAAGTAATCCTACTGGTACTGTTTATACAAAAGAAGAACTAGAAATGATAGCAGATTGGGCAGTAAAAAATGATATTTTTATTATATCTGATGAAATTTACGAAAAACTAATTTATGATGGATATGAGCATGTTAGTATTGCATCAATTAGTGATAAAGTAAAAGATTTAACTATAGTTATTAATGGTATGTCAAAAGCTTATGCTATGACAGGTTGGAGAATAGGATATGCAGCTGCTAATGAGGAGATAATAAAAGTTATGAATAATATTCAAGCACATACTACATCTAATCCTAATACAATATCACAATACGCTAGTGTAGAAGGATTAACAGGAGACCAAAGTATTATTTCTGAAATGAAAAAGCATTTTATTGATAGAAGAAACTATATGGTAGATAAAATTAATTCAATTAAAGGTTTATACTGTAAAAAACCTAAAGGTGCATTTTATGTTATGGCTAATATTTCACAGCTTAAAGGAAAAGTTGTAAAAGGGGTAGAAATAAATACTTCTATAGATTTTTGTAATTTATTATTAGATAAAGGTAATGTTGCTGTAGTACCTGGAGCAGCTTTTGGTTCTGATAATTACATTAGATTATCATATGCAACGTCTATAGAGAATATTAAAGAAGGGTTGACTAGAATAGAAAATGTTATAAAATAAGAAGTAGTTTTATTGTTTAGATAAAAGGAGTGAATTTATGAAACAAACATATGAAAACCCATTAATAAAAAGATACGCTAGTAGAGAAATGGCAAATATATTTTCACCCGATGAAAAATTTAAGACATGGAGAGAATTATGGATAGCTTTAGCTGAAGCTCAAAAAGAATTAGGCTTAAACATAACTGATGAGCAAATACAGCAAATGAAAGACAATAAAGACAATATTGATTACAAACTTGCAGAAGAAAAAGAAAAGGAATTTAGACATGATGTAATGGCTCACGTTCATACATTTGGTATTCAGTGTCCTAAGGCTAAACCTATTATACATCTAGGAGCTACAAGTGCATATGTGGGTGATAATACAGATATTATTTTAATGAAAAGAGCACTATACCTTATAAATAAAAAATTGGTTAACTTGATAAATAAAGTATCAGAATTTGCTAATAAATATAAAGATTTACCTACGTTAGGATTTACACATTACCAACCGGCACAATTAACAACGGTAGGTAAAAGAGCTACTCTTTGGCTACAAGATTTATTAATTGATTATAATGATTTACAATATATTTTAAACAATATGAAGCTTAGAGGAGTAAAGGGTACTACTGGAACTCAGGCTAGCTATTTGAAATTATTTGATAACAACCATGAAAAGGTCAAAAAACTAGATGAGTTAGTAGCAGAAAAAATGGGATTTGATAGTACTTATCCGGTAACAGGACAAACATACACTAGAAAAATGGACTATAGAGCTTTATCTGTATTAAGTAGTATCGCTCAAACACTTCACAAGGTAACAAATGATATAAGACTTTTGCAAAATTTAAAGGAGATAGAGGAACCATTTGGTAAAAAGCAAATTGGTTCATCAGCTATGGCATATAAAAGAAATCCCATGAGAAGTGAGAGAATAGCATCATTAGCCAGGTTTATTATTGCAACAACTAT
Above is a window of Caldisalinibacter kiritimatiensis DNA encoding:
- the purB gene encoding adenylosuccinate lyase, which encodes MKQTYENPLIKRYASREMANIFSPDEKFKTWRELWIALAEAQKELGLNITDEQIQQMKDNKDNIDYKLAEEKEKEFRHDVMAHVHTFGIQCPKAKPIIHLGATSAYVGDNTDIILMKRALYLINKKLVNLINKVSEFANKYKDLPTLGFTHYQPAQLTTVGKRATLWLQDLLIDYNDLQYILNNMKLRGVKGTTGTQASYLKLFDNNHEKVKKLDELVAEKMGFDSTYPVTGQTYTRKMDYRALSVLSSIAQTLHKVTNDIRLLQNLKEIEEPFGKKQIGSSAMAYKRNPMRSERIASLARFIIATTMNTAMTASTQWFERTLDDSANRRLTIPQTFLACDAILEIGINVFNGLVVYENVIKKHINEELPFMATENILMEAVKRGGDRQEIHEEIRKLSMEAAKEVKVNGGKNDLIDRIILSDKIPLTKKEIMDLLDPVNFIGRAPKQVEEFIEQNIKPILSKYEDKLNIEVELKV
- a CDS encoding pyridoxal phosphate-dependent aminotransferase, coding for MKSLSKKGLEITPSATLEITAKAKEMKKQGIDVIGFGAGEPDFNTPINIQQKAIKAINDGNTRYTSASGIIELKKAICEKFKSDNNLVYNENNIIVSNGAKHSLYNALNAILNPGDEVIIPVPYWVSYPELVKIADGTPVLVETKEENDFKYTIEDLEKSYNKNTKAIILNSPSNPTGTVYTKEELEMIADWAVKNDIFIISDEIYEKLIYDGYEHVSIASISDKVKDLTIVINGMSKAYAMTGWRIGYAAANEEIIKVMNNIQAHTTSNPNTISQYASVEGLTGDQSIISEMKKHFIDRRNYMVDKINSIKGLYCKKPKGAFYVMANISQLKGKVVKGVEINTSIDFCNLLLDKGNVAVVPGAAFGSDNYIRLSYATSIENIKEGLTRIENVIK